One genomic segment of Bradyrhizobium prioriisuperbiae includes these proteins:
- the adh gene encoding aldehyde dehydrogenase, translating to MYQEAIDKVSKQLLIRERYDNFIGGKWVAPVEGRTFDNPSPITGKRLCQVPRSSAADIELALDAAHKAKDAWGKTSVQERSRLLNKVADKLEANLDLLALVETLDNGKPIRETTHADMPLVVDHWRYFASVVRAQEGGISEIDHDTVAYHYHEPLGVVGQIIPWNFPILMATWKLAPALAAGNCVVLKPAEQTPLGILTVMELIADILPPGVVNVVNGFGVEAGKPLAQNKRIAKIAFTGETTTGRLIMQYASDNIIPVTLELGGKSPNIFFADVADADDEFFDKALEGFAMFALNQGEVCTCPSRALVQESVYDRFMERAVARTKKIKQGHPLDASTMIGAQASNDQLEKILSYFDIGKQEGAKVLTGGQRAQLGGEIADGYYVEPTIFEGHNKMRVFQEEIFGPVVSVTKFKDEADALAIANDTLYGLGAGVWTRNGNRAYRFGRAIQAGRVWTNCYHAYPAHAAFGGYKQSGIGRETHKMMLDHYQQTKNVLVSYGTKALGFF from the coding sequence ATGTATCAAGAGGCCATCGATAAGGTTTCCAAGCAGCTTCTCATCCGCGAGCGCTACGACAATTTCATCGGCGGCAAATGGGTCGCGCCGGTCGAGGGACGCACCTTCGACAATCCCAGCCCGATCACGGGCAAGCGGCTGTGCCAGGTGCCGCGCTCGTCCGCCGCCGACATCGAGCTTGCACTCGACGCCGCCCACAAGGCGAAGGACGCCTGGGGCAAAACCTCTGTGCAGGAGCGCTCGCGCCTGCTCAACAAGGTCGCCGACAAGCTGGAAGCCAATCTCGACCTGCTGGCGCTGGTGGAGACGCTGGACAACGGCAAGCCGATCCGCGAGACGACGCACGCCGACATGCCGCTGGTGGTCGACCACTGGCGTTATTTCGCAAGCGTGGTGCGGGCGCAGGAAGGCGGCATCTCGGAGATCGACCACGACACCGTAGCCTATCATTACCACGAACCGCTCGGCGTGGTCGGCCAGATCATTCCCTGGAATTTCCCGATCCTGATGGCGACCTGGAAGCTCGCGCCCGCGCTTGCCGCCGGCAACTGCGTGGTGCTGAAGCCCGCGGAGCAGACCCCGCTCGGCATCCTTACGGTGATGGAATTGATCGCCGACATCCTGCCGCCCGGCGTGGTCAACGTGGTCAACGGCTTCGGCGTCGAGGCCGGCAAGCCGCTGGCGCAGAACAAGCGCATCGCCAAGATCGCCTTCACAGGCGAAACCACCACGGGGCGGCTGATCATGCAGTACGCCTCCGACAACATCATCCCGGTGACGCTCGAACTCGGCGGCAAGTCACCCAACATCTTCTTTGCCGACGTGGCCGACGCTGACGACGAGTTCTTCGACAAGGCGCTGGAAGGCTTCGCCATGTTTGCGCTCAATCAAGGCGAGGTCTGCACCTGCCCGAGCCGCGCACTGGTGCAGGAATCGGTCTATGACCGCTTCATGGAACGCGCGGTGGCGCGCACCAAGAAGATCAAGCAGGGCCATCCGCTCGACGCCTCCACCATGATTGGCGCCCAGGCCTCCAACGATCAGCTGGAGAAGATCCTGTCCTATTTCGACATCGGCAAGCAGGAAGGCGCCAAGGTGCTGACCGGCGGCCAACGCGCACAGCTCGGCGGCGAGATCGCCGATGGCTATTATGTCGAGCCGACCATCTTCGAGGGACACAACAAGATGCGGGTGTTCCAGGAAGAGATCTTCGGGCCGGTGGTGTCGGTGACCAAGTTCAAGGATGAAGCCGACGCCCTCGCCATCGCCAACGACACACTCTATGGGCTGGGCGCCGGCGTATGGACCCGCAACGGCAACCGCGCCTACCGCTTCGGCCGCGCCATCCAGGCCGGCCGTGTCTGGACCAACTGCTACCACGCCTATCCCGCGCACGCGGCGTTCGGCGGTTACAAGCAGTCGGGCATCGGCCGTGAAACCCACAAGATGATGCTCGACCATTACCAGCAGACCAAGAACGTGCTGGTCAGCTACGGCACCAAGGCGCTCGGCTTCTTCTGA
- a CDS encoding DUF779 domain-containing protein, producing MVHRVEITAAAAEIVERLKAQHGALMFHQSGGCCDGSAPMCYPQGDFRVGPQDVLLGEIAGCKFYIGAAQFEYWQHTQLIIDAVPGRGSGFSLEAPEGVRFLTRSRVFTDAEAAELDAAPPPVRAA from the coding sequence GTGGTCCATCGTGTCGAAATCACCGCCGCCGCCGCGGAGATCGTTGAGCGGCTGAAGGCGCAGCATGGGGCGCTGATGTTCCACCAGTCCGGCGGCTGCTGCGACGGCTCGGCGCCGATGTGTTATCCGCAGGGCGATTTCAGGGTCGGCCCGCAGGATGTGCTACTCGGCGAGATCGCCGGCTGCAAATTCTATATCGGCGCGGCGCAGTTCGAATACTGGCAGCACACCCAGCTGATCATCGACGCGGTGCCCGGCCGCGGCTCGGGGTTTTCGCTGGAGGCGCCGGAAGGCGTGCGTTTCCTGACCCGCAGCCGTGTCTTCACCGACGCCGAAGCCGCCGAACTGGACGCGGCTCCGCCGCCGGTGCGCGCGGCCTGA
- a CDS encoding cupin domain-containing protein, which yields MDIKGTRQEIAVNYDTSIGAWFGRSLPISHEEMQSRVFRFGELPSSDTAFIDAAIPGHNRTLLGALGRGTAEEDLKHQVEKAENYHIDYIRADPGNGAALHSHDTEETFICITGKWRVTWGTDGEESVELNYLDGICCPPGVMRSFENLSDQPALLMAIIGGREPGNVVWSQSIQQRIASGQR from the coding sequence ATGGACATCAAGGGGACCCGCCAGGAAATCGCGGTGAATTACGACACCAGCATCGGCGCCTGGTTCGGCCGCTCGCTGCCGATCTCGCATGAGGAGATGCAGAGCCGGGTGTTCCGTTTCGGCGAACTGCCGTCCAGCGACACCGCTTTCATCGACGCGGCGATCCCCGGCCATAACAGAACATTGCTGGGCGCGCTCGGCCGCGGCACCGCGGAGGAGGACCTCAAGCATCAGGTCGAGAAGGCGGAGAATTATCACATCGATTACATCCGCGCCGATCCCGGCAACGGCGCGGCGCTGCACTCGCACGACACCGAAGAGACCTTCATCTGCATTACCGGCAAGTGGCGCGTCACCTGGGGCACCGACGGCGAGGAGAGCGTCGAGCTGAACTATCTCGACGGCATCTGCTGCCCGCCCGGCGTGATGCGTTCGTTCGAGAATCTCAGCGACCAGCCGGCACTCCTGATGGCCATCATCGGCGGCCGCGAACCCGGCAATGTGGTGTGGTCGCAGTCGATCCAGCAACGCATCGCTTCGGGCCAGCGCTAG
- a CDS encoding sugar ABC transporter permease, whose amino-acid sequence MLGRWGFDRRLAPYVFAAPAVLIMAVGLFYPVVEAVRLSLYEVRLGEPPTPQAFRGLSILAEALADSSVRTSMAVTLQFSVLVVAVEMVLGVALALALEKPLRGMRAFRTLFVLPMMIAPICVGLIWRYMFDVNVGPINSWLAMFHVKPAWLADPSLAFFTLCVTDIWQFTPFVFILALAGLQGIDQSAVEAAKIDGASVLQTIRYIKIPLLAPILMITILMRLIDALRGLEVVYAMTNGGPGLSTELFSLHIYKSAFVTQRMGHSAALSVCLLVVTTALSAALLMWSNPMRRKGG is encoded by the coding sequence ATGTTGGGTCGCTGGGGATTCGATCGCAGGCTGGCGCCGTATGTATTTGCGGCGCCAGCGGTGCTGATCATGGCGGTCGGGCTGTTCTATCCGGTGGTCGAGGCGGTGCGGCTGTCGCTCTACGAGGTGCGTCTCGGCGAGCCGCCGACGCCGCAGGCGTTTCGCGGGCTGTCGATCCTGGCGGAAGCACTGGCGGATTCTTCCGTCCGCACCTCCATGGCGGTGACGCTGCAGTTCTCCGTGCTGGTGGTGGCGGTGGAGATGGTGCTGGGCGTGGCGCTGGCGCTTGCTTTGGAAAAGCCGCTGCGGGGCATGCGCGCCTTCCGCACTCTGTTCGTGCTGCCGATGATGATCGCGCCGATTTGTGTCGGCCTGATCTGGCGTTATATGTTCGATGTCAATGTCGGGCCGATCAATAGCTGGCTGGCGATGTTTCATGTGAAACCGGCCTGGCTCGCGGACCCCAGCCTGGCGTTTTTCACGCTGTGCGTCACCGACATCTGGCAGTTCACCCCGTTCGTGTTCATTCTCGCCTTGGCGGGGCTGCAAGGCATCGACCAGTCGGCGGTCGAGGCCGCCAAGATCGATGGCGCCTCGGTGCTGCAAACCATCCGCTACATCAAGATCCCGCTGCTGGCGCCGATCCTGATGATCACGATTTTGATGCGGCTGATCGATGCGCTGCGCGGGCTGGAGGTGGTCTACGCCATGACCAATGGCGGCCCGGGGCTTTCGACCGAATTGTTTTCGCTGCACATCTACAAATCCGCCTTCGTCACCCAGCGCATGGGCCATTCCGCGGCGCTGTCAGTCTGCCTGCTGGTGGTGACCACGGCGCTCAGCGCGGCGCTGCTGATGTGGAGCAATCCCATGCGCCGGAAGGGAGGCTGA
- a CDS encoding carbohydrate ABC transporter permease: MHQPLFSQPRASQPLVTQSRVSHVLAAAAPAAAESGADRGGQGLRFGVLVLLAALSVLPILVMLSTSLKTQRQILGGDFSFFVMPTFDNYRGVLEGRFLGYLGNSVIVSISATLLTLIFGTMCAYAISRFRFAGRSPIAIGTLLLRTVPPAVLAIPAYFILTPLHLDGLTGLVISYVALNLPFTIWLLYGFIEQVPTELEEAATVDGCGPYRLFFTLILPLLKPGLAAAAIFTFRIGWNELVLASILTNRTSRTLPYGVYLFITDVGIDWGQLMAAGMLVALPPLIFTFIAARQIITGLTAGAVKG; the protein is encoded by the coding sequence ATGCATCAGCCTCTTTTCAGTCAGCCTCGCGCCAGCCAGCCGCTTGTCACCCAGTCTCGCGTGAGTCACGTGCTCGCCGCCGCCGCGCCCGCTGCGGCCGAGTCTGGTGCAGACCGCGGCGGCCAAGGCCTGCGCTTCGGTGTCCTGGTATTGCTCGCGGCGCTCTCGGTGCTGCCGATCCTGGTGATGCTGTCGACCTCGCTGAAGACCCAGCGCCAGATCTTGGGCGGAGACTTCTCGTTTTTCGTGATGCCGACCTTCGACAATTACCGCGGCGTGCTGGAGGGGCGCTTCCTCGGTTATCTCGGCAACAGCGTGATTGTCAGCATCTCAGCCACGCTGCTGACGCTGATCTTCGGCACCATGTGCGCCTACGCCATCTCGCGGTTTCGCTTTGCCGGCCGCTCGCCGATCGCGATTGGCACGCTCTTGTTGCGCACGGTGCCGCCGGCGGTGCTGGCGATCCCGGCCTATTTCATCCTGACGCCGCTGCATCTCGACGGCCTGACCGGCCTCGTGATCTCCTATGTCGCGCTGAACCTGCCATTCACGATCTGGCTGCTCTACGGCTTCATCGAGCAGGTGCCGACGGAGCTGGAAGAGGCGGCGACCGTCGACGGCTGCGGGCCGTACCGGCTGTTCTTCACGTTGATCCTGCCGCTGCTCAAGCCGGGGCTTGCGGCGGCCGCGATCTTCACCTTCCGGATCGGCTGGAACGAACTGGTGCTGGCCTCGATCCTGACCAACCGCACCAGCCGCACGCTGCCCTACGGCGTTTATCTCTTCATCACCGATGTCGGCATCGACTGGGGACAGCTGATGGCCGCCGGCATGCTGGTGGCGCTGCCGCCGCTGATTTTCACCTTCATCGCCGCGCGCCAGATCATCACCGGCCTGACCGCCGGTGCGGTGAAGGGGTGA